AATTTAAGAGCTGATTTGTGATTCTTTCATATAATCCCACATCGCGTGGGATCGATCTGCGGATTGCTTGACGAGGGCTCGGCGATGCCTTAGCTCTTCCTAATTGGTATGTCATCGTACGGATTTATCTAGCTCTCGATTTTTGTATTGCCAATTGGCTTTATGCTGTCCTGTTTATGAAGAAGGCGAACTGTGTTCAATCAACCTTGGATGCCATCTGTCTATCTTTGCGTAATTGATCCCCTTGCTAAAGCTCATGGGAATAATTGCTTTCATGTCCATTACAAATATACAAAATCATTTTACACTCCGCAACCAAAAAGAGTCAAATTAGATTATTTAACAAATCGagcgagattttttttttttttggaccgaAAAAACTCATCTATTAAACTTCCATCGTCGAGTTGACACTTAGCATAAGATCAGAGTACAAATCGAGCGAGATTACAccacctgaatttttttttttttttttttacgtgaaAATTGCACTTTctcatttcaaatctatttcctaCAAAACAATCAGTCAGCTGTCCAGAAAAAAAGTCATAGGAAAAGTAGCCATATGGTCAGCTTCCTTATGAGAATGACAATGAGAGGACGATTATACACATTCGTGTCTTTAAATATGAATGCGAAATCGTGATATTACATCCCATCTTTGAGAAAATTACTATCTCTTGTGTAAATTTAAAATCTAGCATTTTTCCTTAAGAAGCAAAACCTATTAgactttcttattttaaaaaattataagtatgAACTGATTATTTACTATCAATAAGAGTAGACATATGCAATGCTTATATGAGGAACAACAATCCATCCATTCTCCACATCAGTCACAAAGATAcacaaactagtatattttGTCATGAGGGTGGTAAATAAGATGATGTGGATGAAATATCTTAGTAGATTATTCATTAGATTGTGAACGTAGATACTCATCCCAGAATTCGTAATACATGCCCCATTTAGGTTTGTAGAAGCAACCGAAATGAGCCATTAACAGCCAAATAAAGGTAAGAAGCTCTCCACCTTTGCTCAGCACCTGCGCATGTGCCTCTCCCTTAATATTAACTGCTGCATATAGCAATATCCCAAGCCACGCTTGGCTCATGAAAATCCACTTCATTTTCCCATAATCTTCTATTCCGTGGGCCAATCGGACCCCTTCGTTGAGTAAGGATTCCGAATGGTAATTACCACCCAACACGGCCCTTGCTCGAGGGCCCACAGTATTGTACAATTTTTTGCACATCCCTTCCGGATCCTTGGTCACATCACTGATTATGCGGTCCCGAAGCTCGTGCAGCGTCGCTGATGATATCATTTGGGCAATACCCACCGCCGCCACAGTGGACATCACATTAGGCCGATTAAGTAAAAGATATAACATATAATCGGACAAGATCTTGCAAAACtccctttcatcatttcttCCAATGCATATCTCTATGTTATACCAAATTTCAGTAGCAATGTGCAACCTTATAATATGGATATGGAAATTAGGCTTGGTGACATGGTCTGAAACTTTGTTGAGATTTCGTGTCCACGATCTACGCGGGAAAAACAGATTACCACTAGTGTTAACTATCTGCCTCACCATTTCTGGATCATCCAATTTCCTAGATCCTTCTTTCACCTCGTTAAAGATGATAATCCATAGCTTCTTAAAAAAGGGATTCTTCGACACATACTTCGCATCCGCAATCATTGATCTTTTACCACAGAATCTTTCAATTGTCTGACCAGCTTGATGGACACAAGAGATGATCTTGTCAACCATTTGAAATGGCAAACtgcaaatatttttaataatgatgATGCCCCAAAACTTATTGCATTTACATATCTTTCTCGGACTCTCCTTCAATGCCTCAGAAAAAAGGTTGCAAATAGAGATGGACTTTGACCACCTTCGAAATATTAAAGGTGTATCTAAGACCTCATAAGTAACATTGGTGTAAGATTCTACTTTACATGCGGCATATCGAGGCTTCCTCAGGTAATCCATGGTGGATACCAACCTGTGGAGAAATGAATCTAGTTTAGATGACCCTGTGGTGTTATACTTGATTCCTGCAATAGTCCAATCGGAGAAAACAAGCATCAACAGAGCTATCCCATCAAGAATAATCCCTccgaaaagaaggaaatgagtAATTTTCACATCAAGCTTGGGGAGTCCATACTTCTTCAAGCGATTGAACTGGCCCAAAGCCACCACAACACTAGTGCAAGTTATGATGCGGAAAATGTAGCTCCACTTGTGACGTATTGTCAACGCTTTTATGTGGAGCTTTTCATAAATGAAATCAAGTTCAACTGATATCACTCTCAACGCATCCATTGCAGAAACTTTGGCAAAATATTCGCGGCTCATTTCGCGTTGTTTTCTTGTGAAGATGAGATCTACGATGAAAACCTTAAAGATTTGAAATAATGAGTAAGCATGCTTTATCACGATGCTCTCATCAAGCTTTGCTCTTCCTTCATCGGAACATCCATGTCCATCCCCTAGAACATTGAGTTCTTCAAGCAATTGCGAGTCTACGGCCATTCTTAGCTCCTTTTCTAAAAGCGTCGATTGCCTAACCCTTGGAAGGCTCAAGAGATAAAGTGACAATGTCCTCTCCGCAATTTTTATAACCCCTGCAAGAAACACCAAAATCGTTGGGATCACCAACGACTTGTCGCTAGGAAATATCCGCACAAAGACGTAGATGGCAGTGTAGACTTGGAAGATGAGACTGAGCAGATGCCGTGGCCAAAGTGAACTGTCCTCAAGAGAAAAGGCAGTGATGGTGTCTGGACCACCAAGATGTAGTAAGAGAAATGAGGCCCAAAATGCCTGAAGTCCTTCATCGACTTCTACTACATGAGCACTTGAATTGCCTTGGTTGTGAGAAATGAGCCCAACCGCAAATGCAGCTACCCAATCAGCCATCAAATAGGCCAACCACAAGAGGAAAACAATGTGGCGATCCGTTGTTTTCTTTATGAGGGGtgcaaataaaatgagaaaaacttGAAGCAACAGGCTCAGTACGATGAAACCTCGGATGTTCCATTTTCTCCACAAATCCAAGATAAAGTTCAGTGCCATATTTTTGCGTAGTTTGAATTTTGTATCTTCTCTCTAATATAATGTTGGTTAGGACAAAACTATCCTCTCAACATCCATCACGAGAGTTTACGTGCATCAAGAAAATAATGCATTGCAAACTTTATAAGGAAGCCTTGAAGTAGAAATTGACAAGCAAAGCAAATGGTTGGGAGGTGGTTTGGGTGATGTTGGGGGAGGGTCAATGCTTGGGACTTTGAGACTTGGGAGGATGAAGAAGCACGTGCAGGGCACTGGCCTTACTCTGCCTCCCATTCCCGCAAGGATCACAAGAATTTATATAGCTGGCCTTGTACTGTGGTTGTCCTTTTTCCTCCGTTAGAATAGATGATATTATCACTCTACCATCGTAATGAAAACAAGATATTTGCCCATCATTTTTCTTAATCGAAGCTTGAGTTTTAAAACACTGACGCAAACAGACATTTAAAGTCATGTAAAACTCCATCgtatacttaaaaaaaaatattcaaaaggtATAATATTATGGGGACAACTTAATTTTATTGATGGTCGCagcaaat
This Eucalyptus grandis isolate ANBG69807.140 chromosome 7, ASM1654582v1, whole genome shotgun sequence DNA region includes the following protein-coding sequences:
- the LOC120296040 gene encoding uncharacterized protein LOC120296040, with product MADWVAAFAVGLISHNQGNSSAHVVEVDEGLQAFWASFLLLHLGGPDTITAFSLEDSSLWPRHLLSLIFQVYTAIYVFVRIFPSDKSLVIPTILVFLAGVIKIAERTLSLYLLSLPRVRQSTLLEKELRMAVDSQLLEELNVLGDGHGCSDEGRAKLDESIVIKHAYSLFQIFKVFIVDLIFTRKQREMSREYFAKVSAMDALRVISVELDFIYEKLHIKALTIRHKWSYIFRIITCTSVVVALGQFNRLKKYGLPKLDVKITHFLLFGGIILDGIALLMLVFSDWTIAGIKYNTTGSSKLDSFLHRLVSTMDYLRKPRYAACKVESYTNVTYEVLDTPLIFRRWSKSISICNLFSEALKESPRKICKCNKFWGIIIIKNICSLPFQMVDKIISCVHQAGQTIERFCGKRSMIADAKYVSKNPFFKKLWIIIFNEVKEGSRKLDDPEMVRQIVNTSGNLFFPRRSWTRNLNKVSDHVTKPNFHIHIIRLHIATEIWYNIEICIGRNDEREFCKILSDYMLYLLLNRPNVMSTVAAVGIAQMISSATLHELRDRIISDVTKDPEGMCKKLYNTVGPRARAVLGGNYHSESLLNEGVRLAHGIEDYGKMKWIFMSQAWLGILLYAAVNIKGEAHAQVLSKGGELLTFIWLLMAHFGCFYKPKWGMYYEFWDEYLRSQSNE